A stretch of Pseudomonas taetrolens DNA encodes these proteins:
- a CDS encoding GlxA family transcriptional regulator: MATPVTGSPHTQHSVKTVGFLVIPNFTTIGFASAIETLRMANMAARREMFRPVIIAPSLDPVTASNGMRILPDYVVGNAPKLDILLVVGSNPIVSHLSSRPVLNWLRKLAHEQVALGGICTGSYWLARAGLLKGYRCTIHWEDIESLKDHFPGIIISNQLFELDRDRYTCSGGVASMDMTLQLIAREPGGREIAAHAAELLLCDRARGAQEQQRVPLRQKLGTSQPKLSQVVAIMEANLEEPVSLEELARLNEVSVRQLERLFHKHLQRTPSQYYLELRLARARNLLLRSESQVRDIALACGFVSAAHFSKCYSRLFGVSPIGQRKQVALH, encoded by the coding sequence ATGGCAACGCCTGTTACAGGGTCACCGCACACCCAGCACTCGGTAAAGACCGTGGGCTTTCTGGTGATACCAAACTTCACGACCATCGGTTTTGCCTCGGCTATTGAAACCCTGCGCATGGCCAACATGGCGGCACGCCGCGAGATGTTTCGCCCGGTGATCATCGCCCCCAGCCTGGACCCGGTAACCGCCAGCAATGGCATGCGCATACTGCCCGACTATGTGGTGGGCAATGCACCAAAACTGGACATCTTGCTGGTGGTCGGTTCAAACCCGATCGTCTCTCACCTCAGCAGTCGCCCGGTTCTCAACTGGCTGCGCAAGCTGGCACACGAACAGGTCGCGCTGGGCGGGATCTGCACCGGCAGTTACTGGCTGGCGCGCGCGGGGTTGCTCAAAGGCTATCGCTGCACCATTCACTGGGAAGATATCGAAAGCCTGAAGGATCACTTTCCGGGGATCATCATTTCCAACCAGCTCTTCGAACTGGACCGGGATCGCTACACCTGCTCCGGCGGCGTGGCATCCATGGACATGACCCTGCAGCTGATTGCACGCGAGCCCGGTGGTCGTGAAATTGCCGCCCATGCCGCCGAACTGCTGCTGTGCGACCGCGCACGCGGCGCGCAAGAACAACAGCGGGTCCCCCTGCGACAAAAACTGGGAACTTCGCAGCCCAAGCTCAGCCAGGTGGTGGCCATCATGGAAGCCAATCTCGAGGAGCCGGTGAGCCTTGAAGAGCTGGCACGCTTGAACGAAGTGTCCGTGCGTCAACTTGAACGTCTGTTCCACAAGCATCTGCAACGAACCCCCAGCCAGTATTACCTCGAGTTGCGCCTGGCCAGGGCACGCAATCTGTTGCTGCGCAGCGAATCGCAGGTGCGCGATATCGCCCTCGCCTGCGGCTTTGTCTCAGCGGCGCACTTCTCCAAGTGCTACAGCCGCCTGTTCGGCGTGTCGCCCATCGGTCAGCGTAAACAGGTGGCCTTGCACTAA